One part of the Marinobacter sp. M3C genome encodes these proteins:
- the cysW gene encoding sulfate ABC transporter permease subunit CysW, which translates to MARTRARSLHSLHSLQHRRVGDSPAIKWLLIGIAIAVTAGLLIMPLVVIFTEALSAGWSTFADNLLDQYTLHAIGLTLFVAALTVPLNLVFGVALAWLVTRFRFPGRKLLITLIDIPFAVSPVVAGLLYLLLYGRNGWIGSWLADYDIQLMFSWPGIVMVTVFVTCPFVARELIPLMQQQGSEEEEAGVVLGASGWRIFRTITLPNIKWALIYGVVLTNARAVGEFGAVSVVAGNIRGQTNTLPLHVELLYQDYNVVGAFTSASLLAGIAVFTLAAKGFVEWRQARTLIRLQAQEIAS; encoded by the coding sequence ATGGCACGCACCCGAGCCCGCTCCTTACACTCCTTACACTCCTTACAACACCGTCGCGTTGGCGACAGCCCGGCCATAAAGTGGCTGCTGATTGGCATCGCCATCGCAGTCACCGCTGGCCTTTTAATTATGCCGCTGGTGGTTATTTTTACCGAAGCCCTGAGCGCCGGCTGGAGCACGTTCGCTGATAACCTGCTAGACCAGTACACCCTACACGCGATCGGGCTGACCTTGTTTGTGGCCGCTTTAACCGTGCCGCTAAACCTGGTGTTTGGTGTAGCGCTGGCCTGGCTGGTCACCCGGTTTCGTTTTCCTGGCCGTAAACTGCTGATCACCCTGATTGATATCCCGTTTGCGGTGTCGCCGGTGGTGGCGGGTTTGCTGTATCTGCTGTTGTATGGCCGTAACGGCTGGATTGGCAGCTGGCTGGCGGACTATGACATTCAGCTGATGTTCTCCTGGCCCGGCATTGTAATGGTAACGGTGTTTGTGACCTGCCCGTTTGTTGCCCGTGAGCTGATTCCGCTTATGCAACAGCAAGGCAGCGAGGAAGAAGAGGCCGGCGTTGTGCTTGGAGCATCGGGTTGGAGAATATTCCGTACCATTACACTGCCTAACATCAAATGGGCGCTTATCTACGGCGTTGTGCTGACCAATGCACGTGCCGTAGGCGAATTTGGCGCGGTATCCGTGGTGGCGGGTAATATTCGCGGGCAAACCAACACCCTGCCCCTACACGTGGAATTGTTGTACCAGGATTACAACGTTGTCGGCGCGTTCACCAGCGCATCACTATTGGCCGGCATTGCCGTGTTTACGCTGGCCGCTAAAGGTTTTGTGGAATGGCGGCAGGCTCGTACCCTGATCCGCCTGCAAGCACAGGAGATCGCTTCATGA
- a CDS encoding AI-2E family transporter — translation MTAQTGSKEPDKTNGNPLNASQGMTQAVNVQSVSLVIIATIATLVFIDWAQAILLPLVVAVLISYALAPLVTGLERLRLPRTLSAGLVITIVIAIGAAASVPLKNEAMDLLDKIPQAVERFQREEAKKPAAEASVMDKAQKAAAKIEETTSPDDQTDHSGPRATLVRVAKEPFDLRNFIMQGSPAALVLFSQVLSVLLLVFFLLAVGKLYRLKVVRIAGPSFGRMRKAAHIMADFHYQVRRFLFVTLIGSVFVGVITWLAFMALGFEQAGLWGVLAGVASAVPYLGPVLIFLSTGVAAFVQFGTLNMAIVVSCTSLIITSIQGNILTPVLTARMSSLNAVVIFIGLLVWGWLWGPVGLIVATPLLMMTKSLCDSVVNLKPLGELLGK, via the coding sequence ATGACAGCACAGACCGGTTCTAAAGAGCCCGATAAAACCAATGGGAACCCCCTAAACGCTTCCCAAGGAATGACTCAGGCGGTAAACGTGCAAAGCGTGTCACTGGTCATTATAGCGACCATCGCAACGTTGGTTTTTATCGACTGGGCGCAAGCCATTTTATTGCCCTTGGTGGTGGCAGTGCTGATCAGCTATGCGCTCGCCCCGCTGGTAACAGGGCTCGAACGTTTACGACTGCCGCGAACTCTTTCCGCTGGGTTGGTGATCACTATAGTTATAGCCATAGGCGCAGCCGCAAGCGTGCCTTTGAAAAATGAGGCGATGGATCTGCTGGACAAAATTCCGCAAGCGGTTGAGCGCTTTCAGCGTGAAGAGGCCAAAAAGCCGGCAGCAGAAGCCAGCGTCATGGACAAGGCGCAAAAGGCCGCAGCCAAAATTGAAGAGACGACGTCGCCAGACGATCAAACAGACCATTCTGGGCCTCGGGCTACATTGGTGCGCGTTGCAAAGGAACCTTTTGACCTTCGCAATTTCATTATGCAAGGCTCACCCGCGGCATTGGTGCTGTTTTCGCAGGTGCTATCAGTGCTGCTGCTGGTGTTTTTCCTGTTGGCTGTGGGCAAGCTCTACCGTTTAAAAGTTGTGCGAATTGCCGGGCCGTCGTTTGGCCGTATGCGCAAAGCGGCCCATATCATGGCCGACTTTCATTATCAGGTACGGCGCTTCTTGTTTGTGACGCTCATCGGTTCCGTTTTTGTAGGCGTTATAACCTGGCTGGCGTTCATGGCCTTGGGCTTTGAACAAGCCGGCCTATGGGGTGTACTCGCCGGTGTCGCCAGTGCCGTTCCTTATTTAGGGCCTGTGCTAATTTTCTTGAGCACGGGTGTAGCAGCGTTTGTTCAGTTTGGCACTCTCAATATGGCCATTGTGGTGTCTTGCACCTCACTGATCATTACCAGTATTCAGGGCAACATACTGACACCGGTATTAACGGCGCGGATGTCGAGCCTAAACGCTGTTGTTATTTTTATTGGGTTATTAGTCTGGGGTTGGTTGTGGGGGCCGGTCGGTTTAATTGTCGCCACGCCCTTGTTGATGATGACAAAATCCCTGTGTGATTCGGTGGTCAACTTGAAGCCCCTGGGTGAATTGCTGGGGAAGTAA
- the cysA gene encoding sulfate ABC transporter ATP-binding protein, translated as MSITVDGINKRFGKFQALNNVSLDIPEGKLTALLGPSGSGKTTLLRIIAGLESADSGQISFSGQDVTGLHVRERNIGFVFQHYALFRHMTVAQNIAFGLDSLPRKQRPSKTDIQKRVSELLEMIQLPHLAQRYPAQLSGGQKQRVALARSIATQPKILLLDEPFGALDAKVRKDLRRWLRNLHDEFHFTSIFVTHDQEEALELSDQVVVMSQGRVEQVNEPIELYARPESRFVFDFLGQVNVISGQVRQGSLSQGNAWVTLPGVQHKGDAQLYLRPHEVRLATAPVAHANLPLRIEAVSLIGSEVRVELRPEGWHSEGSNNIWEVGISHAEFNSQRPTRGDLRYAVPEVGHLFTGNDAQPATVNWAEAELAPRVRLIS; from the coding sequence ATGAGTATTACCGTTGATGGCATCAACAAGCGCTTTGGCAAGTTTCAGGCGCTGAATAACGTCTCTCTGGATATTCCCGAGGGCAAACTCACCGCTTTACTGGGTCCTTCCGGCTCGGGCAAAACGACTCTGCTGCGCATTATTGCGGGGCTGGAGTCTGCAGATAGCGGGCAAATCTCGTTTTCAGGCCAGGATGTTACCGGGCTTCACGTACGCGAGCGCAACATCGGTTTTGTGTTTCAGCACTATGCTCTGTTCCGCCACATGACCGTGGCACAGAACATTGCTTTCGGCCTGGATTCTCTGCCACGCAAACAGCGCCCGTCAAAAACGGATATTCAGAAGCGCGTTAGCGAGCTGTTGGAAATGATTCAGTTGCCGCACCTGGCCCAACGCTACCCGGCGCAATTGTCCGGCGGTCAAAAACAGCGGGTGGCACTGGCTCGTTCGATTGCGACCCAACCGAAAATTCTCCTTTTGGATGAACCCTTTGGAGCGCTGGACGCCAAAGTACGTAAAGACTTGCGCCGTTGGCTGCGCAATCTTCACGATGAATTCCACTTCACCAGCATTTTCGTGACCCACGACCAGGAAGAAGCCTTGGAACTGTCTGATCAGGTAGTGGTTATGAGCCAGGGCCGTGTGGAGCAGGTGAATGAACCCATAGAGCTTTACGCTCGGCCAGAGAGCCGCTTTGTATTCGATTTTTTGGGCCAGGTAAATGTTATTTCTGGCCAGGTAAGGCAAGGCAGCCTAAGCCAGGGTAATGCCTGGGTAACCTTACCCGGAGTGCAGCACAAGGGAGACGCCCAGCTCTACCTGCGGCCACATGAAGTGCGGCTGGCAACAGCGCCGGTGGCACACGCCAATTTGCCGCTACGCATTGAAGCGGTTAGCCTGATTGGCTCGGAAGTGCGGGTTGAGTTACGCCCTGAAGGCTGGCACAGCGAAGGTTCGAATAACATCTGGGAAGTGGGTATCAGCCATGCTGAATTCAACAGTCAGCGCCCGACTCGCGGCGATCTGCGTTATGCAGTGCCGGAGGTCGGGCATCTGTTTACCGGTAACGACGCTCAGCCCGCAACGGTCAACTGGGCCGAAGCGGAACTGGCACCCCGGGTTCGCTTGATCAGCTGA
- a CDS encoding sulfite oxidase: MTSQPASLSRRRLLVGSAGAMVSVSLLGMVPLARADEPKTLPDFVKWKDQSALIVHSANTMETQRGAIGSGVVTPSTHLFVRNNLPAPDGITDNPDAWEVTIEGVASPKTFTVADLKKMNVTSVASVLQCSGNGRAFFTHGPGGTQWATGAAGCVVWTGVPLSDVIKELGGNSEDARYITATGGETLPAGLDPKTLMVERSVPVQALDQVLLAWEMNDQALPLSHGGPLRFVVPGYFGVNNVKYVKNISFTKDQTDAKIQASGYRLRDVGVKGAPDQPSMWEMPVKSWITAPLEGAKTGRNMIYGVALGGVNDLEKIEVSVDGGKNWKQARFLGPDLGPFAWRPFVLGTDLPAGEHLIVSRATDVEGNTQPPERTPNERGYGNASWQDHGVTVSVS; the protein is encoded by the coding sequence ATGACATCCCAACCTGCGAGCCTCAGCCGTAGACGGCTACTGGTTGGCAGCGCCGGCGCCATGGTCTCTGTTAGCTTGTTAGGCATGGTGCCATTGGCGCGCGCCGACGAGCCCAAAACCCTGCCTGACTTCGTGAAATGGAAAGATCAATCTGCGTTGATCGTGCACAGCGCGAACACCATGGAAACCCAGCGCGGTGCCATTGGTAGCGGCGTGGTAACGCCAAGCACCCATTTGTTTGTGCGCAACAACCTGCCCGCGCCCGACGGAATCACGGATAACCCGGATGCCTGGGAAGTCACCATCGAGGGTGTGGCCTCGCCCAAAACCTTTACGGTTGCAGATCTGAAAAAAATGAATGTGACGTCGGTTGCGTCTGTATTGCAATGTTCCGGCAATGGCCGAGCTTTCTTTACCCATGGCCCAGGCGGAACCCAGTGGGCAACCGGTGCTGCAGGCTGTGTCGTTTGGACAGGCGTGCCCCTAAGCGATGTGATCAAAGAACTGGGTGGCAACAGCGAAGATGCCCGTTACATAACCGCCACGGGCGGCGAGACTCTGCCTGCAGGTTTGGACCCGAAAACCCTGATGGTTGAAAGGTCAGTGCCCGTCCAGGCTCTGGATCAGGTTCTGCTGGCCTGGGAAATGAACGACCAAGCGCTGCCGTTGAGCCACGGTGGACCATTGCGATTCGTTGTACCGGGCTACTTCGGTGTTAACAACGTTAAATACGTCAAAAACATTTCTTTCACAAAAGACCAGACCGACGCCAAAATCCAGGCCTCGGGCTATCGACTTCGCGACGTTGGCGTAAAAGGCGCCCCGGACCAACCCTCCATGTGGGAAATGCCGGTCAAATCCTGGATAACGGCTCCTTTGGAAGGCGCAAAAACTGGTCGTAATATGATTTATGGCGTGGCCTTAGGCGGCGTGAATGATCTTGAGAAAATAGAAGTCTCTGTCGACGGTGGCAAAAATTGGAAACAGGCGCGTTTCCTGGGGCCGGATTTAGGACCTTTTGCATGGCGTCCGTTTGTACTGGGCACCGATCTGCCGGCCGGTGAGCATCTTATTGTCAGCCGTGCTACCGATGTTGAAGGCAACACTCAACCACCTGAGCGTACGCCGAACGAACGCGGTTATGGCAACGCCAGTTGGCAAGATCACGGCGTCACCGTTAGCGTGTCTTGA
- the cysT gene encoding sulfate/thiosulfate ABC transporter permease CysT produces the protein MSSANQASIVKSQRWPLTKSRSKRVLPGFGLSLGISLFFISLVLLLPLTGLVIEVSAMSLSEFWFVITDPRVVASYKVTALAALAASLFNGAFGLLLAWVLVRYEFPGKRLIDAVVDLPFALPTAVAGITLATLFAANGWYGQLLTKLGIDVAFTPVGIVVAMAFTSLPFVVRTVQPVLEELAPEDEEAAVSLGASDAHVFRRVIFPALWPALVTGVALSFTRSLGEFGAVIFIAGNMPYISEVTSLMIFIRLQEYDYAAASAIASVILLASLVLLFAITVWQARYLKRLEGR, from the coding sequence ATGTCTTCTGCTAATCAGGCCAGCATCGTGAAATCACAGCGCTGGCCGCTGACCAAGAGCCGCAGTAAGCGGGTATTGCCGGGGTTCGGTCTGAGCCTCGGCATTTCGCTGTTCTTTATCAGCCTGGTTTTGCTACTGCCGCTGACAGGGCTGGTTATTGAAGTGTCGGCCATGAGCCTTAGTGAATTCTGGTTTGTAATCACTGATCCACGGGTTGTGGCCTCCTATAAGGTAACCGCGCTGGCCGCATTAGCTGCGTCACTGTTTAACGGCGCTTTTGGCTTACTGTTGGCCTGGGTTCTGGTGCGCTATGAATTTCCCGGAAAACGCCTGATTGATGCGGTGGTAGATCTACCCTTTGCGCTACCCACCGCCGTTGCCGGTATTACTTTGGCAACGTTGTTCGCTGCAAACGGTTGGTACGGGCAACTTTTAACCAAACTGGGTATAGACGTCGCCTTCACACCCGTGGGCATTGTGGTGGCCATGGCGTTTACCAGCCTGCCGTTTGTAGTGCGCACTGTGCAGCCGGTTCTGGAAGAGCTGGCACCGGAAGATGAAGAAGCCGCCGTAAGCCTGGGCGCCAGCGACGCCCATGTGTTTCGCCGGGTTATTTTCCCGGCACTATGGCCGGCATTGGTCACCGGTGTGGCTTTGTCGTTTACCCGCAGCCTTGGCGAGTTTGGCGCGGTTATCTTCATTGCCGGCAACATGCCCTACATCAGTGAGGTCACCAGTCTGATGATTTTTATCCGCCTGCAGGAGTACGACTACGCCGCGGCCAGCGCGATTGCCTCGGTTATCCTGCTGGCATCACTGGTGCTGCTGTTTGCCATTACCGTATGGCAAGCGCGCTACCTCAAACGCCTGGAAGGACGCTAG
- a CDS encoding cytochrome c, whose protein sequence is MKIAVVSLILCLCAGTAYADELYTQGKQVFDQAEPSCAICHTLADAGSAGAIGPNFNDLKPSEEQVWKALNGGVGIMPDFSDSLSQEQMKAVAHYVAEASKQ, encoded by the coding sequence ATGAAAATAGCGGTTGTTAGTCTTATATTGTGTCTGTGCGCAGGGACCGCTTATGCAGACGAGCTTTACACACAGGGTAAGCAGGTGTTTGATCAGGCTGAGCCTTCCTGCGCCATTTGTCACACACTGGCAGACGCCGGATCGGCTGGTGCTATTGGGCCCAACTTCAATGATCTGAAGCCTTCCGAAGAGCAGGTTTGGAAGGCGCTTAACGGCGGTGTTGGCATTATGCCGGATTTTTCAGATAGCCTGTCGCAAGAGCAGATGAAAGCGGTGGCGCATTACGTCGCCGAAGCCTCCAAGCAGTAA
- the cysP gene encoding thiosulfate ABC transporter substrate-binding protein CysP, which produces MQRKLKGLVTGLALSASLFAPAAVSADRELLNSSYDVARELFAAYNVHFNEYWKEKTGDSVEVSQSHAGSSKQAQAIIQGLKADVATFNQVTDIDILHTRGNLIPENWAERLPNNSSPYYSTMAFLVRKGNPKNIQNWDDLVKEDVALVMPNPKTSGNGRYTYLAALGYAQETFGDDQQKIDGFLRDFLGQVKVFDSGGRGATTTFIEREIGDVLLTFESEVLNLVDRYDNGEYEVVTPKISFLAEFPVTWIDEYVKQNGTEDLAKAYLEHLYSEDAQRLLAGFNYRVHNDTVKKETSDRFPDVKLLSIDAIAGSWENATKEHFASGGKLDQLQRRK; this is translated from the coding sequence ATGCAACGTAAACTCAAAGGCCTGGTGACCGGCCTCGCGCTCAGCGCCTCACTTTTTGCCCCCGCGGCTGTATCGGCCGATCGAGAATTGCTGAACTCATCCTATGATGTCGCCCGCGAACTGTTCGCCGCTTACAACGTGCATTTCAATGAATATTGGAAAGAAAAGACCGGCGACAGCGTTGAAGTCAGCCAGTCGCACGCAGGTTCTTCCAAGCAGGCACAAGCGATTATTCAAGGCCTGAAAGCCGACGTGGCTACCTTTAACCAAGTCACCGATATTGACATTCTGCACACCCGCGGCAATTTGATTCCTGAAAACTGGGCCGAGCGGTTACCAAACAACAGCTCCCCATATTACTCCACCATGGCATTTCTGGTGCGTAAGGGTAATCCAAAAAATATTCAAAACTGGGACGACCTGGTAAAAGAAGACGTAGCTCTGGTTATGCCCAATCCGAAAACCTCCGGCAATGGCCGTTACACCTATCTTGCTGCGCTGGGCTACGCTCAAGAAACCTTTGGTGACGACCAGCAGAAAATTGACGGGTTCCTTCGGGATTTTCTGGGTCAGGTAAAAGTATTTGACAGCGGTGGTCGCGGCGCCACTACAACCTTTATTGAACGCGAAATTGGCGACGTTCTGCTGACGTTTGAATCGGAAGTGCTGAACCTGGTTGACCGTTACGACAACGGCGAATACGAAGTTGTCACGCCCAAGATCAGTTTTTTGGCCGAATTTCCGGTTACCTGGATAGACGAGTACGTTAAGCAGAACGGCACCGAAGACCTCGCCAAAGCCTATCTTGAGCACCTTTATAGTGAGGACGCCCAGCGCCTACTGGCCGGATTCAACTACCGCGTGCACAACGACACCGTGAAAAAAGAAACGTCTGACCGCTTCCCGGACGTGAAACTACTGTCCATAGACGCCATTGCTGGCAGCTGGGAAAACGCGACTAAAGAGCACTTTGCCAGTGGCGGAAAACTTGACCAATTGCAGCGTCGTAAGTAA
- a CDS encoding beta-ketoacyl-ACP synthase III has translation MTFARITGTGSYLPDQIVTNKDLEKTVDTTDQWIRERTGIEQRHIAVKGQTTVDLAEQAALRAIEAAGIYAADIDLIVFATSTPNKVFPSSACILQARLGIRGCPAFDIQAVCSGFVYALATADKFIKTGTSKKVLVIGAEVFSRIIDWSDRGTCVLFGDGAGAVILEASDETGILSTHLHADGSYEKLLHVPCGIAENPEKFKAGLGYVEMKGNEVFRMAVNTLGRIVDETLAHNNMKKSDIDWLVPHQANMRIIAATARKLNMPMDQVVVTVNKHGNTSAASIPLALDEAVRDGRIKRNEVVLLEAFGGGFTWGSALLRF, from the coding sequence ATGACCTTCGCACGTATTACCGGCACCGGCTCGTACCTGCCGGACCAGATTGTGACCAATAAGGATCTAGAAAAAACCGTGGACACCACGGACCAGTGGATCCGCGAACGAACCGGCATTGAACAGCGCCATATTGCGGTGAAAGGTCAAACCACCGTTGACCTGGCCGAACAGGCTGCCTTAAGAGCCATAGAGGCCGCCGGAATATACGCTGCGGATATTGATCTGATCGTGTTTGCTACTTCTACGCCCAATAAAGTATTCCCAAGCTCCGCCTGTATTCTGCAGGCACGCCTGGGAATTCGAGGCTGTCCCGCTTTTGACATTCAGGCTGTATGCAGCGGTTTTGTGTACGCGCTGGCCACCGCGGATAAATTCATCAAAACGGGAACCAGCAAAAAAGTGCTCGTCATTGGTGCAGAGGTATTCTCTCGTATTATCGACTGGAGCGATCGTGGTACCTGCGTGTTGTTCGGCGATGGCGCCGGTGCGGTTATTCTTGAAGCCAGTGATGAAACTGGGATTTTGTCCACCCATCTTCACGCCGACGGCAGCTATGAAAAACTTCTTCACGTGCCATGTGGCATCGCCGAAAATCCTGAAAAGTTCAAGGCAGGCTTGGGCTATGTGGAAATGAAAGGGAATGAAGTCTTCAGAATGGCGGTAAACACGCTGGGTAGAATTGTTGATGAAACCCTTGCTCACAACAATATGAAAAAATCGGATATTGATTGGCTTGTGCCCCACCAGGCTAATATGCGGATTATCGCAGCGACCGCTAGAAAACTGAACATGCCGATGGATCAGGTTGTGGTAACCGTTAACAAGCATGGCAATACCTCAGCAGCGTCTATTCCTCTGGCCCTTGATGAAGCTGTACGTGATGGCAGGATCAAGCGTAACGAGGTTGTTTTACTGGAAGCGTTTGGCGGCGGTTTTACCTGGGGGTCTGCGTTACTACGTTTTTAA
- a CDS encoding sulfite exporter TauE/SafE family protein: protein MTLTEMVLLAALGGVAGFINVLSAGGSMLTLPLLMFLGLPPQVANGTNRVAITLQSITAVGSFFRNGHGQLGIGLRLAVPAVLGSLLGAWLATDVSAAVFEFILVAAMIATSTFLLLPAPKLDTRPLTPERLGPVIYAAMFVVGLYGGFIQVGVGALFIVALHRMLKIDLLQVNVLKVFIILLYTIPALAIFAGSGQVRWAMGLTLAAGNIAGAIIAVKVNVGPRGAQWVKWLTLIMVCAIIIRLIVA from the coding sequence ATGACACTCACTGAAATGGTTTTGCTGGCTGCCCTGGGTGGGGTCGCCGGCTTTATTAATGTGCTCTCCGCCGGTGGCTCAATGCTCACCTTGCCCTTGCTGATGTTTCTGGGCCTACCGCCTCAGGTTGCTAATGGCACCAATCGGGTCGCTATAACGTTGCAGAGCATTACCGCCGTTGGCAGTTTTTTCCGTAACGGACACGGTCAGCTGGGTATTGGTTTGCGGCTGGCTGTGCCTGCCGTGCTGGGGTCATTGCTTGGAGCTTGGCTAGCGACAGACGTCTCCGCAGCCGTTTTTGAATTCATTCTGGTTGCCGCTATGATCGCCACTTCGACATTTTTGCTGCTGCCCGCTCCAAAGCTGGACACTCGTCCGTTAACCCCCGAGCGACTCGGCCCGGTGATCTACGCCGCCATGTTTGTGGTGGGTCTTTACGGTGGATTTATTCAGGTGGGGGTAGGGGCGCTGTTTATTGTCGCGCTGCACCGTATGCTGAAAATAGACCTGCTTCAGGTAAACGTGCTCAAAGTCTTCATCATTCTTCTATATACCATCCCGGCACTGGCGATATTCGCCGGCAGTGGGCAAGTACGCTGGGCGATGGGTTTGACGCTGGCCGCAGGTAATATTGCCGGGGCGATCATTGCGGTGAAGGTCAATGTTGGGCCACGGGGTGCACAGTGGGTGAAATGGCTGACTCTGATTATGGTGTGCGCCATTATTATTCGCCTGATTGTCGCGTAA